In a genomic window of Methanomassiliicoccus sp.:
- a CDS encoding aspartate dehydrogenase: MRILIIGCGSIGSVLAKAVHDMPEVDRIYVTDQSKDFAVHLISSLEKAQYIDNVNGKLAKVLGEIDLAVEAASQDAARKFIPFALENGVDVMVMSVGVFADEDFRMRCYDLAKKHRSRIYVPSGAICGTDGLHAASAAGIKEVHLTTRKGPKGLKGAPGLTMKGIDVDQLTEPTVVFEGNARDASHQFPKNLNVAATISLLGVGFDETRVTIICDPTTERNAHTLVVKGDFGELKCETHNVPSPMTPSTSYLAALSAVAAIKRVLGNVWIGV, from the coding sequence GTGCGCATACTCATCATCGGATGCGGCTCCATCGGCTCTGTGCTGGCCAAGGCGGTGCACGACATGCCGGAGGTCGATCGCATCTATGTCACTGATCAGAGCAAGGACTTTGCCGTCCATCTCATCAGTAGCCTGGAGAAGGCCCAGTACATCGACAATGTCAACGGTAAGTTGGCCAAGGTGCTGGGAGAGATCGACCTGGCGGTCGAGGCTGCGAGCCAGGACGCCGCCCGCAAGTTCATTCCCTTTGCCTTGGAGAACGGAGTGGACGTCATGGTCATGAGCGTGGGGGTGTTCGCCGATGAGGACTTCAGGATGAGGTGCTACGACCTGGCTAAGAAGCACCGCTCCCGCATCTACGTTCCGTCCGGAGCGATTTGCGGCACCGACGGACTGCATGCCGCCTCCGCGGCTGGTATCAAGGAGGTGCATCTCACCACTCGCAAGGGGCCCAAGGGCCTGAAGGGCGCGCCGGGTCTGACGATGAAGGGCATCGACGTGGACCAGCTCACCGAGCCCACAGTGGTCTTCGAGGGCAATGCCCGCGATGCCTCTCACCAGTTCCCCAAGAACCTCAATGTCGCGGCGACCATCTCTCTCCTGGGAGTGGGATTCGACGAGACCCGCGTGACGATCATCTGCGATCCCACGACCGAGCGCAACGCCCATACTCTCGTGGTGAAGGGAGACTTCGGCGAACTCAAGTGCGAGACCCACAACGTCCCCTCGCCCATGACCCCCTCTACGAGTTACCTGGCGGCTCTGTCCGCGGTAGCGGCCATCAAGAGGGTGTTAGGGAACGTGTGGATCGGGGTGTGA
- a CDS encoding aminopeptidase P family protein, translating to MKDRVLRIFSKLSEPVDAILLVNDEEPITDASFFHATGLTSGLFEHCPAILYPDGKLRLITSRLEETSARSIQADVVPYFSAAERAEQMAASLKGVTHLGINGTGITYHWVKEIEAAAPQARLVDVGREITAARLVKDAEEIEAMREACRIASRVADSIPDLVKVGMTEYEAGAEIGYHMQRLGASGVSFETIAAFGPPSAEPHHSPGDGRLKEGDVALFDFGCKVRRYCSDITRTFFAGHADDRLLRMYAVVQEAQRLAMGAVRAGVNGREVDAAARSYIDSTEFKGSLIHSTGHSLGINVHDGGRLAPAVDMVLEENMVFTIEPGVYVPGVGGIRIEDDVVVTKRGCESLTSANKEPRVI from the coding sequence ATGAAAGACAGGGTCCTGCGCATCTTCTCCAAGCTCTCCGAGCCTGTGGACGCTATTTTGCTGGTCAACGACGAGGAGCCGATCACCGATGCCTCCTTCTTCCATGCCACAGGACTGACCTCCGGGCTGTTCGAGCACTGTCCGGCCATCCTCTACCCCGATGGGAAGCTGCGACTGATAACATCCAGGCTGGAAGAGACCTCGGCTAGGTCGATCCAGGCGGATGTGGTACCGTACTTCTCCGCCGCCGAACGAGCGGAACAGATGGCCGCCTCGTTGAAGGGGGTGACCCACCTAGGCATCAATGGCACGGGGATCACTTATCACTGGGTGAAGGAGATCGAGGCGGCTGCGCCCCAAGCGAGGCTGGTGGATGTGGGCAGGGAGATCACCGCCGCCCGGCTGGTGAAGGACGCCGAGGAGATCGAGGCCATGCGGGAGGCCTGTCGCATCGCCTCTCGGGTCGCAGACAGCATACCTGACCTGGTGAAAGTTGGGATGACCGAGTATGAGGCCGGTGCGGAAATCGGCTATCATATGCAGAGGCTGGGCGCGAGCGGGGTATCCTTCGAGACCATCGCCGCCTTCGGCCCGCCGTCAGCGGAGCCGCACCATTCCCCCGGGGATGGGCGGCTGAAGGAGGGTGATGTCGCCCTTTTCGACTTTGGGTGCAAGGTCCGCCGGTACTGCTCCGACATTACAAGAACGTTCTTTGCCGGTCATGCCGACGACCGCCTGCTGCGGATGTACGCAGTGGTTCAAGAGGCTCAGCGGCTGGCCATGGGTGCGGTGAGGGCCGGGGTCAACGGACGCGAGGTTGACGCGGCGGCCCGCTCATACATCGACTCAACCGAGTTCAAAGGGTCGCTTATCCACTCGACCGGCCATAGCCTGGGCATCAATGTCCACGATGGCGGAAGGCTCGCCCCCGCCGTCGACATGGTCCTCGAGGAGAACATGGTGTTCACCATCGAGCCGGGAGTGTACGTGCCCGGTGTGGGCGGTATCAGGATCGAGGACGATGTAGTAGTGACCAAGCGGGGATGCGAATCGCTAACCTCCGCGAACAAGGAGCCGAGGGTGATCTGA
- a CDS encoding TldD/PmbA family protein, with the protein MDDELRKAVRIMQDEGAEFCDARYQDSRSLLIAVSNHELRNMSNARLAGIGLRARIGGSWGFAASATIDRMSIAEMARKAVRAARTGDCPGRPIPEQPSRTGSFRAKARIPPASVPIEEKLSMVKDLDEAQKISDRIVNTNAIYAEGLRATTLVNSFGSSLHWEDERIRLIANTVAADNGRMESYRESIAGTRGMELLQQYDLAEVGVNTAREAIVQLGSIKPPSGMVTCITDPEITGLLAHEVMGHASEADEIVKRRSFLTDQVGKVVANEQITMVDDGTLEGGYGSITFDDEGTPSSRTTIIEDGVYQGYMQNLETGAEMGVQSTGNGRAQDFGRRMWVRMTNTFFEAGEWTLEEMVEDIKFGILTDKFVNGMEDPVGGGFEAKAHRGFLIENGRVTRPLRAITLTGKALDILKTTDAVGRKVGHDAGQCGKGTEDYVPVSSGGPYCRSQIIAGGD; encoded by the coding sequence ATGGATGACGAGTTGCGGAAGGCCGTACGGATAATGCAGGACGAGGGCGCCGAGTTCTGCGATGCCAGGTACCAGGACAGCAGGTCGCTGCTCATTGCAGTGTCCAACCATGAGCTGAGGAACATGTCCAACGCTCGCCTGGCAGGCATTGGGCTCAGAGCCCGGATAGGGGGTTCCTGGGGCTTCGCCGCTTCCGCGACCATCGATCGGATGAGTATCGCGGAGATGGCCCGGAAAGCAGTGCGAGCGGCCAGGACCGGCGACTGCCCCGGGCGGCCGATCCCCGAGCAGCCATCGAGGACCGGAAGCTTCCGGGCGAAAGCTCGCATCCCGCCGGCCAGCGTGCCGATCGAAGAGAAGCTGTCCATGGTCAAGGACCTCGATGAGGCGCAGAAGATCTCGGATAGGATCGTGAACACCAATGCCATCTATGCTGAGGGTTTGAGGGCCACCACCCTGGTCAACTCCTTCGGTTCCTCGCTACACTGGGAGGACGAGCGGATCAGGCTCATCGCCAATACCGTGGCCGCCGACAACGGCCGCATGGAGTCGTACCGCGAGAGCATCGCGGGGACCAGGGGCATGGAGCTGTTGCAGCAGTACGATCTCGCTGAGGTCGGGGTCAACACCGCACGGGAAGCCATCGTCCAGCTGGGGTCGATCAAACCGCCTTCGGGCATGGTCACATGTATCACCGATCCTGAGATCACCGGCCTCCTGGCCCACGAGGTCATGGGCCACGCCTCGGAGGCGGACGAGATCGTGAAGCGGCGGTCCTTCCTCACCGACCAGGTCGGAAAGGTCGTCGCCAACGAGCAGATCACCATGGTTGACGACGGGACACTGGAGGGCGGCTACGGGTCCATCACCTTCGACGACGAGGGGACGCCGTCGTCGCGCACCACGATCATCGAGGACGGCGTATACCAGGGATACATGCAAAATCTGGAGACCGGGGCGGAGATGGGGGTGCAATCTACCGGCAATGGGCGGGCTCAGGACTTCGGTCGGCGGATGTGGGTACGCATGACCAATACCTTCTTCGAAGCCGGGGAATGGACCCTGGAGGAAATGGTCGAGGACATCAAGTTCGGCATCCTCACCGACAAGTTCGTCAACGGCATGGAGGATCCCGTGGGCGGGGGCTTCGAGGCCAAGGCCCACCGCGGGTTCCTTATCGAGAACGGCAGGGTCACCAGGCCGCTGAGGGCCATCACCCTCACCGGAAAGGCTCTTGACATCCTCAAGACCACGGACGCAGTGGGCCGGAAGGTCGGCCACGATGCCGGACAGTGCGGGAAGGGCACCGAAGATTACGTTCCTGTATCATCAGGAGGTCCGTACTGTCGCTCCCAGATAATCGCCGGGGGTGATTGA
- a CDS encoding TldD/PmbA family protein gives MDIIDLAHRALSVARREGATQAEAFAVTSVTKSVYVDDDRIKIVEEKGDQGLAVRVLKGRKLAQASSACTNVEDAEGCARAASMLADRSPASRTYDRFPQPTRAGLSPAARDDRIASLEVDELVELVRSTVGAVTDRGAKVPRGVMRAAATTATVINTNGLEVSNHGTLVFAGYDAMASGPSPGEGVGSFNSPWLKDYDPQRMGENIARQALQAREAKSLEGPFKAPVMISPGELGEMLSYSVAFALSAESVNKRRSPWGSMQDKSVASSKVTLADDPADPRGALSAAYDDEGVPTSVKKVVENGVLKTFLYDSYNSSVAQKPPSGNGMRRGPIDAQFQFLGSPGCRAVNLVLKPGLRSAEEIISSMDEAVVVEKFAFPTVNPYTGAFALETRLAHVVRNGSIEGQIKHALIVGNIYDGLKNVLEIANDTRTVGDMVVPSVVFEGFEAVGSK, from the coding sequence ATGGACATCATCGATCTGGCGCACCGGGCACTCTCCGTGGCTCGGCGAGAGGGCGCGACCCAGGCCGAGGCCTTTGCCGTCACCTCGGTCACCAAAAGCGTATACGTCGACGACGATCGCATCAAGATCGTGGAAGAGAAGGGGGATCAGGGGTTGGCCGTGCGCGTCCTCAAAGGTCGCAAACTGGCTCAGGCATCCTCGGCCTGCACGAACGTGGAGGATGCCGAAGGATGCGCTCGAGCGGCATCCATGCTGGCCGACCGCTCCCCGGCCTCTCGCACCTATGATCGCTTTCCCCAGCCGACGAGAGCGGGCCTTTCCCCGGCGGCGCGGGATGATCGCATCGCCTCCCTGGAGGTCGATGAGCTGGTCGAGCTGGTCAGGTCCACCGTGGGCGCCGTGACCGACCGCGGGGCCAAGGTCCCGCGGGGAGTGATGCGCGCTGCAGCCACCACCGCCACGGTAATCAACACCAACGGCCTGGAGGTCTCCAATCATGGCACCCTGGTATTTGCCGGCTACGACGCCATGGCGTCGGGGCCGTCTCCCGGGGAAGGCGTAGGGTCCTTCAACTCCCCCTGGCTGAAGGACTACGATCCTCAGAGGATGGGCGAGAATATCGCTCGTCAGGCCCTCCAGGCTCGGGAGGCAAAGTCGCTTGAGGGGCCCTTCAAGGCCCCTGTCATGATCTCCCCGGGCGAGCTGGGGGAGATGCTCTCATACTCCGTCGCCTTCGCCCTGAGTGCGGAGAGCGTCAACAAGCGGCGCAGCCCCTGGGGGTCGATGCAGGACAAGAGCGTGGCCTCGTCCAAGGTCACCCTGGCCGACGACCCCGCGGACCCACGCGGCGCTCTCTCAGCAGCCTACGACGATGAGGGTGTACCGACCTCGGTGAAGAAGGTCGTGGAGAACGGTGTGCTCAAGACCTTCCTATACGACAGCTACAATTCCAGTGTGGCCCAGAAGCCACCATCGGGCAACGGCATGCGCCGAGGACCGATCGATGCCCAGTTCCAATTCCTGGGCTCCCCAGGGTGCCGGGCGGTGAACCTAGTGCTCAAACCCGGCCTCCGCTCCGCTGAGGAGATAATATCTTCCATGGACGAGGCTGTGGTGGTGGAAAAGTTCGCCTTCCCGACGGTCAATCCATACACCGGGGCTTTCGCCCTGGAAACTCGCCTGGCTCATGTGGTGAGGAACGGGTCGATCGAGGGTCAGATCAAGCACGCGCTCATCGTCGGCAACATCTATGATGGACTCAAGAACGTCCTGGAGATCGCCAACGACACCCGGACGGTAGGGGATATGGTCGTCCCGTCGGTGGTGTTCGAGGGCTTCGAGGCGGTGGGGAGCAAGTGA
- a CDS encoding alkaline phosphatase, with translation MLFGSKKVYGAVLAVLILVLVIVTTPALVGAEAKSDQKSTAKNVIMMIPDGASSTHYTLARWYKGGSMALDELPVGLVRTYGGESIITDSAPAATAFATGHKTSDKYVGVLPGPVTIPGVDVPSTDDQYKPVASILEAAKLKGMSVGLVATCNIQHATPAGFSAHITDRNNYNEIAEQQVYEDIDVVFGGGSQYLLPTGEGGMRTDDTDLTEVLVSRGYSYITTKSQMEGLSSSTSKVWGMFAPNAMAHDFDRFLYPEQPSIAEMTDKAIEILSKNPRGFFLMVEGSQVDWSSHANDPVGVISEMLAFDDAAKVALDFAKQDRKTMIMSFTDHGNGGMTIGNKNSDSTYSKMKLSSVIDPLKKAKCTGYALMEILGTDVTDLNVKAKVLEYYGLELTDKEVASILSKYDQTNKKWTIDLDYVLGPMMSNRSYIGWTTTGHTGEDVTLYAYGPGAPHGLLDNTDLARVAERSLGLSLNNAEQKLYNEASSAFSGMRAQVSIDTTNRELVVTKNGAEIATMPLSSDLLNVGGKTYQLSGVVIYAEKSGKAYVPQDAVRLVKSITSMHTGCGIVALGPVAGLI, from the coding sequence TTGCTATTTGGAAGTAAGAAGGTGTACGGAGCCGTTTTAGCGGTGCTGATATTGGTGTTGGTGATCGTCACCACGCCGGCATTGGTAGGCGCTGAAGCAAAGTCAGATCAGAAGAGCACTGCAAAGAATGTTATAATGATGATCCCGGATGGGGCGTCCTCGACCCACTATACGCTGGCAAGGTGGTATAAGGGAGGGTCGATGGCCCTTGATGAGCTGCCGGTCGGCCTAGTCAGGACTTACGGCGGAGAGTCAATAATCACCGATTCCGCCCCTGCTGCCACGGCTTTCGCCACTGGCCATAAGACCTCCGACAAGTACGTAGGAGTACTCCCCGGCCCGGTGACAATACCGGGAGTGGATGTTCCTTCCACCGATGATCAGTACAAGCCGGTCGCCTCCATCTTGGAAGCCGCCAAGCTCAAGGGGATGTCCGTTGGCCTTGTCGCCACATGCAACATTCAGCATGCGACCCCAGCTGGATTCTCAGCCCATATCACTGACCGCAACAACTACAACGAAATCGCCGAACAACAGGTCTACGAAGACATAGACGTCGTCTTCGGAGGTGGTTCTCAGTACCTCCTTCCGACCGGCGAGGGCGGCATGAGGACTGATGACACCGACCTGACCGAGGTGCTCGTTTCCCGGGGATACTCCTACATAACTACCAAGAGCCAGATGGAGGGTTTGTCATCCTCAACCTCCAAGGTCTGGGGCATGTTCGCCCCTAATGCCATGGCTCATGATTTCGACCGTTTCCTGTACCCTGAGCAGCCGTCTATAGCCGAGATGACGGATAAGGCAATCGAGATACTGAGCAAGAACCCCAGGGGATTCTTCTTGATGGTGGAAGGCAGCCAGGTCGACTGGTCTTCACATGCTAATGACCCCGTGGGAGTCATAAGCGAGATGCTGGCGTTCGATGATGCGGCCAAGGTTGCACTCGACTTCGCAAAACAGGATCGGAAGACCATGATCATGTCCTTCACCGACCATGGCAATGGTGGGATGACAATCGGGAATAAGAATTCGGACAGTACCTATTCGAAGATGAAATTGTCCTCGGTGATCGATCCCCTGAAGAAGGCCAAGTGTACCGGCTATGCCCTGATGGAGATCCTGGGAACTGATGTAACCGATCTCAATGTTAAGGCCAAGGTACTTGAATACTATGGGCTGGAACTAACCGACAAAGAGGTCGCTAGTATTCTGTCTAAATATGATCAGACAAACAAGAAGTGGACCATCGATCTTGACTATGTCCTGGGACCCATGATGTCCAACCGTTCATATATCGGATGGACCACCACCGGCCACACTGGCGAGGATGTGACGCTGTATGCCTACGGTCCAGGAGCCCCCCACGGCCTCCTGGACAATACTGACTTGGCCCGTGTCGCCGAGCGGTCACTGGGATTGAGCCTCAACAACGCCGAGCAGAAGCTCTATAACGAGGCCAGTAGCGCGTTCTCCGGCATGAGGGCCCAGGTCTCGATCGATACCACCAACCGAGAGCTCGTGGTGACCAAGAATGGAGCCGAGATTGCCACGATGCCGCTCAGTTCAGATCTCCTGAACGTAGGGGGTAAAACCTACCAGCTTTCCGGCGTGGTGATTTATGCCGAGAAGAGCGGCAAGGCGTATGTTCCCCAGGACGCTGTCCGGCTCGTCAAATCCATCACATCGATGCACACTGGATGCGGCATCGTGGCTCTGGGCCCGGTCGCTGGCTTGATTTGA
- a CDS encoding cyclophilin-like fold protein, whose translation MVDSYLEYCRPGGKDNYRALVQSDENMVRRILLMIDKYDFWVELNDSDTANAIWLAAPFDSTTNAWGSEIYFEAPVKNPLENGKKILEAGEVAYWPEGRALCVFFGPTPISKGDAPEAISEVTPVGKLVGDPRAFEAVSDRRKVMVRRE comes from the coding sequence ATGGTTGATAGTTACCTCGAGTATTGCAGGCCGGGCGGAAAGGATAACTATCGGGCGCTCGTTCAATCGGACGAGAACATGGTAAGACGTATCCTCCTCATGATCGACAAGTACGATTTCTGGGTCGAGCTGAACGACAGCGACACCGCTAACGCCATTTGGTTGGCCGCACCGTTCGATTCTACCACTAATGCTTGGGGGAGCGAGATCTACTTCGAGGCCCCGGTAAAGAACCCGCTGGAGAACGGGAAGAAGATCCTAGAAGCCGGGGAGGTCGCGTACTGGCCGGAAGGTCGTGCGTTGTGCGTGTTCTTCGGGCCGACCCCCATATCCAAGGGCGACGCCCCGGAAGCAATTTCCGAGGTCACGCCGGTGGGTAAGCTGGTCGGTGACCCTCGCGCCTTCGAGGCTGTGAGCGACCGCCGCAAGGTCATGGTGCGCCGGGAGTGA
- a CDS encoding V4R domain-containing protein → MIESSRPFEWDDIGDLSVGRPNLGDVTSVTVFRLMQFSMRYVLEERFGVDETDAMLRRAGRLAGKEFAATQLHRSGSPQEYLEEVASKMIDLRVGVLRAEKADFERMELVLTVSEDLDCSGVPVTGRPICSFDAGFIAGVFERFAGRQFEVKEIDCWATGAKLCRFTVRPA, encoded by the coding sequence ATGATCGAGTCCTCCCGTCCGTTCGAGTGGGATGACATCGGGGACCTCTCGGTCGGCCGGCCGAACCTCGGTGACGTCACCAGCGTGACAGTATTTCGACTGATGCAGTTCTCCATGCGCTATGTCCTGGAAGAGCGCTTCGGGGTCGACGAGACCGATGCCATGCTTCGACGGGCAGGTAGGCTAGCGGGAAAGGAGTTCGCCGCCACTCAGCTCCATCGCAGCGGAAGCCCGCAGGAGTACCTTGAGGAAGTGGCCAGTAAGATGATCGATCTCCGGGTCGGAGTGCTGAGGGCAGAGAAGGCGGACTTCGAGCGGATGGAGCTGGTGCTTACCGTGTCCGAGGACCTGGACTGCTCCGGCGTACCGGTGACCGGGCGCCCCATCTGTTCCTTCGACGCGGGCTTTATCGCCGGGGTCTTCGAGCGCTTCGCCGGGAGGCAGTTCGAGGTCAAGGAGATAGACTGCTGGGCTACAGGGGCCAAGCTCTGCCGGTTCACCGTTAGGCCAGCATGA
- the ilvC gene encoding ketol-acid reductoisomerase: protein MTKIYHDSDADLGVLRGKKIAVIGYGNQGRAQALCLHDSGMQVTVGARKGGESWDQAQFDGLKVADIPTAVKGADVVMILLPDEVQPRVYKEQIAPNLKEGAALEFAHGFAITFKLIAPPKHCDVIMVAPKSPGRMVRQTFVEGFGVPSLIAVEQDASGSAKKIALALAKGLGSTKAGVLETDFREEATSDLFGEQAVLCGGVTALIEAGFETLIKAGYKPEIAYFEVLHELKLIVDLIQAGGMMHMWDSVSNTAEYGGLTRRDKVINDESRKAMKQILEDINSGKFADEWTKEWTVDLKNMKALEKEESEKQVEKVGQEIRKLFERK, encoded by the coding sequence ATGACCAAAATCTATCACGATTCCGACGCTGACCTCGGCGTATTGAGGGGCAAGAAGATAGCCGTTATCGGATACGGCAACCAGGGTCGGGCCCAGGCGCTGTGCCTGCATGACTCCGGGATGCAGGTGACGGTCGGCGCTCGCAAGGGCGGGGAGTCCTGGGACCAGGCCCAGTTCGACGGCCTGAAGGTTGCGGACATCCCCACCGCGGTCAAGGGCGCTGACGTGGTCATGATCCTGCTGCCCGATGAGGTGCAACCCCGCGTATACAAGGAGCAGATCGCGCCAAACCTCAAGGAGGGCGCCGCCCTGGAGTTCGCCCACGGCTTCGCTATCACCTTCAAGCTGATCGCCCCGCCCAAGCACTGCGACGTCATCATGGTCGCCCCCAAATCCCCCGGCCGCATGGTCCGGCAGACCTTCGTGGAAGGGTTCGGGGTGCCGTCGCTCATCGCCGTGGAGCAGGACGCTTCCGGCTCCGCCAAGAAGATCGCGCTCGCCTTGGCCAAGGGCCTAGGGTCGACCAAGGCCGGTGTGCTGGAGACCGACTTCCGTGAGGAGGCCACCTCGGACCTGTTCGGGGAGCAGGCCGTCCTGTGCGGCGGCGTGACCGCGCTCATCGAGGCTGGATTCGAGACCTTGATCAAGGCAGGCTACAAGCCGGAGATCGCCTACTTTGAGGTGCTCCACGAGCTGAAGCTCATCGTCGACCTGATCCAGGCTGGCGGCATGATGCACATGTGGGACTCCGTCTCCAACACCGCCGAGTACGGCGGCCTGACCCGAAGGGACAAGGTCATCAACGACGAGTCCCGCAAGGCCATGAAGCAGATCTTAGAGGACATCAACTCCGGCAAGTTCGCCGACGAGTGGACCAAGGAGTGGACCGTTGACCTGAAGAACATGAAGGCCCTCGAGAAGGAGGAGTCCGAAAAGCAGGTCGAGAAGGTCGGTCAGGAGATCCGCAAGCTCTTCGAGCGGAAGTGA
- the ilvB gene encoding biosynthetic-type acetolactate synthase large subunit: protein MRGSKAVLTLLEKEGVEVMFGYPGGTTLTLYDDILTSNIRHVLVRHEQCAAHMADGYARATGKIGVCTSTSGPGSTNLITGVATAYVDSSPMLVLTGQVATTALGNQAFQEADSFSMMMPITKHNFRLLAPSEVPEAIVRGVSIANSGRKGPVHVDLPADVQKGEVPEAEMRREFPEPPPLEDFHDLPEAVKILRAAERPLLLVGGGIIWANASPEVVQLAEMLMAPVTTTIMAKGVISEEHPLSLGIIGMHGKEAARKAFMEADVILAVGTRFSDRSSGAQSELPISTKLIHIDIDPGEAGKSARTQVRLVGDAKKGLQQIIKGLQMTKGDTAWSLRIKEILKNCACEINVPSTPVLPQFAIYELNRSLPKDAIVCTEVGQNQMWAAHFFKARYPRQFITSGGFGTMGFGFPASLGAKTAFPNKAVIDIAGDGSIQMVSHEFATAVSENLPVVVCVFNNGWLGMVRQWQKLFAERRYSGTELRDNPDFVKLAQAYGADGVHVERSSELQEALKTGIDAGVPFLIDIHMDPEEDVLPMIPPGGNPNAVIRGRCTWK from the coding sequence TTGAGAGGATCAAAGGCCGTTCTCACACTGCTGGAAAAAGAAGGCGTCGAGGTCATGTTCGGGTACCCAGGGGGTACGACCCTCACCCTGTACGACGACATTCTGACGTCGAACATACGTCACGTGCTGGTCCGCCATGAGCAATGCGCGGCGCACATGGCTGACGGATATGCCCGGGCCACTGGAAAGATCGGGGTGTGCACCTCGACCTCTGGGCCAGGCTCAACGAACCTCATCACCGGGGTGGCGACCGCATACGTCGATTCGTCGCCCATGCTGGTCCTGACCGGACAGGTGGCCACCACGGCCCTGGGCAATCAGGCGTTCCAGGAGGCCGACTCATTCTCGATGATGATGCCTATCACCAAACACAACTTCCGCCTCCTGGCCCCGTCAGAGGTCCCCGAGGCCATCGTCAGGGGGGTGTCCATTGCCAACTCTGGACGGAAGGGGCCGGTCCACGTCGACCTGCCCGCGGACGTCCAGAAGGGCGAGGTCCCCGAGGCCGAGATGAGAAGGGAGTTCCCCGAGCCGCCCCCTCTGGAGGACTTCCATGACCTTCCCGAAGCGGTGAAGATCCTCCGGGCCGCGGAAAGACCGCTGCTACTGGTGGGCGGGGGCATCATATGGGCCAACGCCAGTCCGGAGGTCGTCCAGCTGGCCGAGATGCTTATGGCACCGGTCACCACGACGATCATGGCCAAGGGCGTCATCTCCGAAGAGCACCCCCTGTCGCTGGGCATAATCGGCATGCACGGGAAGGAGGCCGCCAGGAAGGCTTTCATGGAGGCCGACGTCATTCTCGCGGTTGGCACCCGGTTCTCGGACCGCAGCTCTGGCGCGCAATCCGAACTGCCCATATCCACGAAACTGATCCATATCGATATCGATCCCGGTGAGGCCGGTAAGTCGGCGCGAACCCAGGTGCGCCTGGTGGGCGACGCCAAGAAGGGGCTGCAGCAGATCATCAAGGGGCTGCAGATGACCAAGGGCGATACCGCATGGTCGCTGCGCATAAAGGAGATCCTTAAGAACTGCGCCTGCGAGATCAACGTCCCATCGACCCCGGTCCTCCCGCAGTTCGCCATTTACGAGCTCAATCGTTCCCTGCCCAAGGACGCCATCGTCTGCACCGAGGTGGGACAGAACCAAATGTGGGCGGCCCACTTCTTCAAAGCCCGGTACCCGAGGCAGTTCATCACCTCCGGCGGGTTTGGAACGATGGGCTTCGGGTTCCCCGCGTCGCTGGGGGCGAAGACCGCCTTCCCTAACAAAGCGGTCATCGACATCGCTGGCGACGGCAGCATTCAGATGGTTTCCCACGAGTTCGCCACGGCTGTCTCCGAGAACCTCCCGGTGGTCGTCTGCGTGTTCAACAACGGCTGGCTGGGCATGGTCAGGCAGTGGCAGAAGCTGTTCGCCGAGAGGAGATACAGCGGCACGGAACTTAGGGACAATCCCGACTTCGTCAAGCTCGCACAGGCATACGGCGCAGACGGGGTGCATGTCGAGCGGTCCTCCGAACTGCAGGAGGCGCTCAAGACCGGCATCGATGCGGGAGTCCCCTTCCTTATCGATATTCACATGGATCCCGAGGAGGACGTCCTTCCGATGATTCCCCCGGGCGGAAACCCCAATGCAGTCATAAGAGGTAGGTGCACATGGAAGTGA